The proteins below are encoded in one region of Amycolatopsis magusensis:
- a CDS encoding TetR/AcrR family transcriptional regulator — protein MDEDLVSAALTAAEQHGKDVADVPLSAIAAAAGISRSTLIRRLGGSRARLDEAVRQAGIDPGGRPPVRDRAIEAAATLIARDGLGAVTLEAVAAAADCSPTSLHAVFGNRDGLLATMFDRYVPIPDLEALAADPPERLEETVHAVYAALAEAIAREPRVLPAIFGDLFTRPDGTAARMLKANLPRMFASLGALLTTHVQAGRLRPLPLPLLIQLMFGPMAGHMLLRPVLQDALGNALPPVDEVARTFADAFIRATAQ, from the coding sequence GTGGACGAGGATCTGGTGAGTGCCGCGCTGACCGCCGCCGAACAGCACGGCAAAGACGTGGCCGACGTGCCGTTGAGCGCGATCGCGGCCGCGGCGGGCATCTCGCGCAGCACCCTGATCAGGAGGCTCGGCGGGTCACGGGCGCGGCTGGACGAAGCGGTCCGGCAGGCCGGGATCGACCCCGGGGGCCGCCCGCCGGTCCGGGACCGGGCCATCGAGGCCGCGGCCACACTGATCGCCCGCGACGGACTCGGCGCGGTCACCCTCGAAGCCGTCGCCGCGGCCGCGGACTGCTCACCGACCAGCCTGCACGCCGTCTTCGGCAACCGCGACGGGCTGCTCGCCACCATGTTCGACCGCTACGTGCCCATCCCCGACCTGGAGGCACTGGCCGCCGATCCCCCCGAACGGCTCGAGGAGACCGTCCACGCCGTCTACGCCGCACTGGCCGAGGCGATCGCCCGGGAGCCACGAGTGCTCCCGGCCATCTTCGGCGACCTGTTCACCCGCCCCGACGGCACGGCCGCCCGGATGCTGAAAGCCAACCTCCCCAGGATGTTCGCCAGCCTCGGCGCCCTGCTGACCACCCACGTCCAAGCCGGCCGGTTACGGCCACTCCCGCTGCCACTGCTCATCCAGCTGATGTTCGGCCCGATGGCCGGACACATGCTGCTGCGCCCCGTACTTCAGGACGCGTTGGGCAACGCGCTCCCTCCGGTCGACGAGGTGGCGCGGACATTCGCGGACGCGTTCATCCGCGCCACCGCTCAGTGA
- a CDS encoding FAD-dependent oxidoreductase, producing the protein MTEKTGVLVCGGGPAGMMLGLLLARAGIEVTVLEKHGDFLRDFRGDTVHPATVRLMDELGLGDEFRALPQSRLGNLALPAPDGSLVTLGDFEALPAPYNYIAMVPQWDLLSLLATAAGKEPGFSLRMNTAATELVRDGEKVVGVRYRTADGRAGEIRAELTIGCDGRHSTLRREAGLVPKEFRVPFDVWWFRLPRPPEESAAPASVTPVAKGAEALISLARDDYYQVAYFTAKGSDARLRAEGIERFRERIAGLRPEFADRVAGLASMDEVFVLDVKLNRVKRWYLDGLLLIGDAAHAMSPAGGVGINLAIQDAVAAATILADPLRRHAVTVADLADVQRRRQRPTVVVQTGQRVLQRVMFEKQFAGKRSGPPKAVLFLGRVFPRLRKLPARFVGFGPRPEHAPDFARKDS; encoded by the coding sequence ATGACTGAAAAAACCGGGGTACTGGTCTGCGGCGGCGGCCCCGCCGGCATGATGCTGGGCCTGCTGCTGGCCAGGGCCGGCATCGAGGTCACCGTGCTGGAGAAGCACGGTGACTTCCTGCGCGACTTCCGCGGCGACACCGTGCATCCCGCCACCGTCCGGCTCATGGACGAGCTCGGTCTCGGCGACGAGTTCCGCGCTCTGCCGCAAAGCCGCCTCGGCAACCTGGCCCTGCCCGCCCCCGACGGCAGCCTGGTGACCTTGGGCGACTTCGAGGCGTTGCCCGCGCCCTACAACTACATCGCGATGGTGCCCCAGTGGGACCTGCTCTCACTGCTGGCCACGGCGGCCGGCAAGGAGCCCGGGTTCTCCCTCCGGATGAACACGGCGGCGACCGAGTTGGTCAGAGACGGCGAGAAGGTCGTCGGTGTCCGGTACCGCACGGCGGACGGCCGCGCGGGGGAGATCCGTGCCGAGCTGACAATCGGGTGCGACGGCAGGCATTCCACGTTGCGTCGGGAAGCCGGGTTGGTCCCCAAGGAGTTCCGGGTGCCCTTCGACGTCTGGTGGTTCCGCCTGCCCAGGCCGCCCGAGGAGAGCGCCGCGCCCGCCAGCGTGACGCCGGTGGCGAAGGGTGCCGAGGCACTGATCTCCTTGGCCCGCGACGACTACTACCAGGTGGCGTACTTCACCGCCAAGGGCTCCGACGCCCGGCTGCGGGCCGAGGGGATCGAGCGGTTCCGGGAGCGCATCGCCGGCCTGCGCCCGGAGTTCGCCGACCGGGTGGCGGGGTTGGCGAGCATGGACGAGGTGTTCGTGCTGGACGTGAAACTCAACCGGGTCAAGCGCTGGTACCTCGACGGGCTGCTGCTCATCGGCGACGCCGCCCACGCCATGTCCCCCGCCGGCGGGGTGGGCATCAACCTCGCCATCCAGGACGCCGTGGCCGCCGCCACCATCCTGGCCGACCCTCTGCGGCGGCACGCCGTGACCGTCGCCGACCTGGCGGACGTGCAACGGCGCAGGCAGCGCCCCACCGTCGTCGTCCAGACCGGTCAGCGCGTGCTGCAACGCGTCATGTTCGAGAAGCAGTTCGCGGGCAAGCGATCCGGGCCACCCAAGGCCGTGCTCTTCCTCGGCCGCGTGTTCCCCCGGCTGCGGAAGTTGCCCGCCCGGTTCGTGGGTTTCGGTCCCCGGCCGGAACACGCCCCCGACTTCGCCCGCAAGGACTCGTAG
- a CDS encoding aldo/keto reductase — translation MTFGEEWGWGAPEDESKAILHEYLSQGGNFIDTVNGYTRGHSEKKFFQGMFRGDPNGGGTGRKAILRQLHESLRRNWASGLFRGDRSAMGSPPASSREPMAPR, via the coding sequence ATGACCTTCGGCGAGGAGTGGGGATGGGGTGCTCCGGAGGACGAGTCCAAGGCGATCCTGCACGAGTACCTCAGCCAGGGCGGCAACTTCATCGACACGGTGAATGGATACACGCGGGGTCACTCGGAGAAGAAGTTCTTCCAAGGGATGTTCCGCGGTGACCCCAACGGGGGCGGTACCGGACGAAAGGCGATCCTGCGGCAACTCCACGAATCCCTGCGGAGGAACTGGGCCTCGGGGTTGTTCCGTGGGGACCGCTCAGCGATGGGGTCCCCACCGGCAAGTTCACGCGAGCCAATGGCGCCTCGGTGA
- a CDS encoding aldo/keto reductase has protein sequence MGLGVVPWGPLSDGVPTGKFTRANGASVTSDRGPHVTAGITERDFTIIDALVEIAAETGSEPAAVALAWLRQREGVTSPIVGVRRRDQLAANLASLALHLSPEHVATLDEVSAPTLPFPIGFLASGRDLAYAGATINKRPSVAHDQFLVDSGVRY, from the coding sequence CTGGGCCTCGGGGTTGTTCCGTGGGGACCGCTCAGCGATGGGGTCCCCACCGGCAAGTTCACGCGAGCCAATGGCGCCTCGGTGACATCCGACCGTGGGCCCCACGTGACCGCGGGCATCACGGAACGCGATTTCACGATCATCGATGCGCTCGTCGAGATCGCCGCCGAGACCGGCTCCGAGCCGGCCGCCGTCGCGTTGGCGTGGTTGCGACAGCGCGAGGGCGTCACCTCGCCGATCGTCGGAGTGCGCCGACGGGACCAACTCGCGGCGAATCTCGCCTCGCTGGCGCTCCACCTCAGCCCGGAACACGTCGCGACCCTCGACGAAGTGTCCGCGCCGACCCTGCCGTTCCCCATCGGATTCCTCGCCAGCGGACGGGATCTGGCGTACGCAGGGGCAACCATCAACAAGCGGCCGAGCGTTGCCCACGACCAGTTCCTGGTCGACAGCGGCGTACGGTACTGA
- a CDS encoding dihydrofolate reductase family protein — protein MSRTPLRLYMSVSLDGYIAGPDDRTGQELGRNGGRLFNWLDDRLSDGINAQVYAEASSTGAVISGRRTFELAGRWQGDHHDGVPIHVLTHTIDPADVPPGSAKYYTDVDACATEARQAAGDRAVLVHGAGTAQALLAAGQLDELELHLVPVLLGGGRRLFEPAEHGPIELEPVRRLEGRGATHLRYRVIHSREH, from the coding sequence ATGAGCAGGACGCCACTGCGGCTGTACATGTCCGTGTCGCTCGACGGGTACATCGCCGGGCCGGACGACCGGACGGGCCAGGAACTCGGCCGCAACGGGGGGCGGTTGTTCAACTGGCTCGACGATCGGCTGTCCGACGGGATCAACGCGCAGGTGTACGCCGAGGCCTCGTCGACCGGCGCCGTGATATCCGGGCGCCGCACGTTCGAGCTGGCCGGTCGGTGGCAGGGCGATCACCACGACGGAGTGCCGATCCACGTGCTCACCCACACCATCGACCCGGCCGACGTGCCACCAGGCAGCGCGAAGTACTACACCGACGTCGATGCGTGTGCCACCGAAGCCCGGCAAGCAGCGGGAGACCGAGCCGTGCTGGTCCACGGCGCGGGTACGGCGCAGGCGTTGCTGGCAGCCGGCCAGCTCGACGAACTCGAACTGCACCTCGTACCCGTGCTGCTGGGTGGCGGACGGCGGCTGTTCGAGCCGGCCGAACACGGCCCCATCGAACTGGAACCCGTCCGCCGGCTCGAAGGCCGCGGCGCCACTCATCTGCGTTACCGCGTGATCCATTCACGGGAACACTGA
- a CDS encoding helix-turn-helix transcriptional regulator — protein MATAQPVREQLHDTISRLVHRGLGVEDYWRAVSDALEGVVPSQGTCLMTMDPATMLPTAEFVENGMPADAISRLVEIELREPDYTKWVDLARTGRTVASLSDVTAGELDLSRRHREVRRPGGYSDELRVILSSSTGTWGALTVFREKGRPYFSSAEVRLVTSLTGLISDGLRRALLLDDACAGRHDTGMLVLAPDDGVDLANQVAEEWIDELGTSTRAGTTLPLVIRAVARQARAIGARKEGQVGGASARPASARVRTTAGRWVMVRASLLGEGATAPVAVLLEAVRPAEMAPLLADVYGLTPQERRVTEGVAQGLPTRQIANQLRMSAYTVQDHLKSIFAKTGTGSRGDLVARLFFDQRAMRLTAPPTVPDESRCPLDTHPQRGC, from the coding sequence ATGGCCACCGCCCAGCCAGTGCGTGAACAGCTCCACGACACCATCTCGCGGCTGGTGCACCGCGGGCTCGGGGTGGAGGACTACTGGCGCGCGGTGAGCGACGCGCTGGAGGGCGTGGTGCCGTCGCAGGGCACCTGCCTGATGACGATGGACCCGGCCACCATGTTGCCGACCGCGGAATTCGTCGAGAACGGCATGCCCGCGGACGCGATCAGCCGACTCGTCGAAATCGAGTTGCGCGAGCCCGATTACACGAAGTGGGTCGACCTGGCGCGCACAGGTAGAACTGTGGCGAGCCTCAGTGACGTCACGGCGGGCGAACTCGACCTCAGCCGGCGTCACCGAGAAGTCCGGCGCCCCGGCGGTTACTCCGACGAACTCCGAGTCATCCTGTCCAGCAGCACCGGCACCTGGGGTGCGCTCACCGTGTTCCGCGAGAAGGGCCGCCCGTACTTCTCGTCCGCCGAGGTACGGCTCGTCACCTCCCTGACCGGATTGATCTCGGACGGGCTGCGCCGGGCGCTGCTACTGGACGACGCGTGCGCCGGCCGCCACGACACCGGAATGCTCGTCCTGGCTCCCGATGATGGCGTCGACCTCGCCAATCAGGTGGCCGAAGAGTGGATCGACGAACTCGGCACCAGCACCAGAGCGGGCACCACGCTCCCACTGGTGATCCGTGCGGTCGCCAGGCAGGCGCGTGCCATCGGCGCCCGGAAGGAGGGGCAGGTGGGCGGAGCGAGCGCCAGGCCGGCCAGCGCGCGCGTCCGCACCACCGCAGGGCGTTGGGTGATGGTCCGGGCCTCGCTACTGGGCGAGGGCGCGACAGCACCGGTCGCGGTCCTGCTCGAAGCCGTTCGCCCGGCGGAGATGGCCCCGCTGCTGGCCGACGTGTACGGCCTCACACCCCAGGAGCGACGGGTCACCGAAGGTGTCGCACAGGGCCTGCCGACCAGGCAGATCGCCAACCAGCTCCGGATGTCGGCCTACACCGTCCAGGACCACCTGAAGTCGATCTTCGCCAAGACCGGCACCGGTTCCCGCGGCGACCTCGTCGCCCGCCTGTTCTTCGATCAGCGCGCCATGCGACTGACAGCTCCGCCGACGGTTCCGGACGAGTCCCGGTGTCCACTTGATACACATCCTCAGCGAGGGTGCTGA
- a CDS encoding BTAD domain-containing putative transcriptional regulator has translation MTESLGNLLAARRAQAGLTQQDLATRAGVSVRTVRDIERGGVRRPHARTVRRLASAVGLDFAECVAALESGPVRHTHGADSPLRIEVLGSLTVHRHATTVDVGSAMLRRLLGLLALRENQVVPQAEIIDFLWGENVPATYSNLVHTYVSRLRKLLGGHQGAVLDRVGSGYRLVLAPGQSDMAEFTERVQAATAHRAAGLTAQAADTYAEALSMWRGDVLADLGPRVQLHPVAVAASRQRLAAVLHYADLAIELRQHQAALDRLRDAAHADPMHEGIGARTMLALAGSGQRVAALRLFREFRAHLVEALGIEPGSELQDAYLRILRHEAVAVPVRASDARLVVTPAQLPPDISTFTGRERQIGELNAHLEATLDRKAAATISVISGTAGVGKSTLAVRWAHQVRNRYPHGQLYFNMHGYGDSAPRTVGDALTSFLQALGVSPRVVPFDLDARIAMFRSLLAERRVLLLLDNVVGSDQVTPLIPANCHCAVVVTSRNDLSGLKVRTDALVIRLPELSHEESVAMLTTLIRDPVGGVSRETVDELARLCAHLPLAMRIAAANISRGTHRTVEEYTTSLREGNRLAQLTVGGDGRTAVQAAFDLSYNALAPQASRLFRLLGLVPGVDCTPPAAAALIGSDTAGAARILNCLTAAHMVEQRSRDRYEFHDLLRLFAVQRCLEEDEPSERDEARRRLFEHQLRTAHHAVTRAYPGMLRLCALPDAVTKVEAGGIDWLEDERDNLAAMVLHAAEHGPKAIAWQLTDVLRGYLWRSYDVPTWLSMARAGLRAARQEGDRLAVAAMHYSLGCAHRSRGKNMAVARLHLTMAQRMFQRLGSAPGSAAALDCLGMVHEETGQTTRALTAIEESIVLCRREQLCFGLAKALCNLGFLTMKVGRLEESTAHLIEALSMARQLGDPHIEATALHNLGQTSAQAGQADDALGKYERALAIRRDINDIEGEGQTLEHLGTLLHHIGDPTAGRHYWHQAATTLEKIGHPKAREIHRKLLDSTPAP, from the coding sequence GTGACTGAGTCACTGGGTAACTTGCTGGCTGCGCGGCGCGCACAAGCCGGGCTCACACAGCAGGACCTGGCGACGCGCGCCGGGGTGAGCGTCCGCACGGTCCGCGACATCGAGAGAGGCGGCGTGCGGCGTCCGCACGCGCGGACCGTCCGCCGGCTCGCCTCCGCGGTGGGACTGGACTTCGCCGAGTGCGTGGCGGCGCTGGAAAGCGGACCGGTCCGGCACACCCACGGCGCGGACAGTCCACTTCGGATCGAGGTGCTCGGCTCGCTCACCGTCCACCGGCACGCCACGACGGTCGACGTGGGCTCCGCCATGCTCCGCCGGCTGCTGGGGTTGCTCGCCCTGCGTGAAAACCAGGTCGTGCCCCAAGCGGAGATCATCGACTTCCTCTGGGGCGAGAACGTCCCGGCCACGTACTCGAACCTCGTGCACACCTACGTCTCGCGCCTGCGCAAACTCCTCGGCGGACACCAGGGCGCTGTCCTGGATCGCGTGGGTTCGGGGTACCGCCTCGTCCTCGCTCCCGGTCAGAGCGACATGGCGGAGTTCACCGAGCGGGTCCAGGCCGCCACGGCTCACCGTGCGGCCGGCCTGACCGCCCAGGCGGCGGATACCTACGCCGAGGCGCTGTCGATGTGGCGTGGTGATGTCCTGGCCGATCTGGGGCCTCGCGTCCAACTGCACCCCGTCGCCGTCGCCGCGTCCCGGCAACGCCTGGCTGCTGTGCTGCACTACGCCGACCTGGCCATCGAACTCCGGCAGCACCAGGCGGCGCTCGACCGGCTGCGCGACGCGGCGCACGCCGACCCGATGCACGAGGGCATCGGTGCGCGGACGATGCTCGCTCTGGCGGGCTCCGGACAGCGGGTGGCGGCGTTGCGCCTGTTCCGGGAGTTCCGTGCCCATCTGGTCGAGGCGCTGGGCATCGAACCGGGCTCGGAACTCCAGGACGCCTACCTGCGGATCCTGCGGCACGAGGCGGTCGCGGTCCCGGTGCGGGCCTCCGACGCCCGTCTCGTGGTCACCCCGGCGCAACTGCCGCCGGACATCTCGACGTTCACCGGTCGTGAGCGGCAGATCGGTGAACTGAACGCACACCTGGAAGCCACCCTCGACCGCAAGGCGGCCGCCACGATCTCCGTGATCAGCGGTACGGCCGGGGTCGGCAAGTCGACCCTCGCCGTGCGGTGGGCGCACCAGGTCCGGAACCGTTATCCGCACGGGCAGCTGTACTTCAACATGCACGGGTACGGGGACAGCGCGCCGAGGACGGTGGGCGACGCGCTGACCAGCTTCCTGCAGGCGCTGGGGGTCTCGCCGCGGGTGGTCCCGTTCGATCTCGACGCGCGGATCGCGATGTTCCGGTCCCTGCTGGCCGAACGCCGAGTCCTCCTGCTGCTGGACAACGTGGTCGGCTCGGACCAGGTCACACCGCTGATACCGGCGAACTGCCACTGCGCCGTGGTCGTCACCAGCCGGAACGACCTGTCCGGGCTGAAGGTCCGCACCGACGCGCTCGTGATCCGGCTGCCCGAACTCAGTCACGAGGAGTCCGTGGCGATGCTCACCACGCTGATCCGCGATCCAGTGGGCGGTGTGTCCAGGGAGACCGTGGACGAGCTGGCCCGCCTGTGCGCGCACCTGCCGCTCGCCATGCGGATCGCGGCGGCCAACATCAGCCGGGGCACGCATCGCACGGTCGAGGAGTACACGACTTCGCTCCGCGAAGGCAACCGACTCGCCCAGCTCACCGTCGGCGGCGACGGCCGGACCGCGGTACAAGCGGCGTTCGACCTGTCCTACAACGCTTTGGCGCCCCAGGCGAGCCGCCTGTTCCGGCTGCTCGGCCTGGTTCCCGGGGTGGACTGCACACCACCGGCCGCGGCGGCGCTGATCGGCAGCGACACCGCCGGAGCGGCACGGATCCTGAATTGCCTCACGGCCGCCCACATGGTCGAACAGCGCTCCCGCGACCGGTACGAATTCCACGACCTGCTCCGCCTTTTCGCGGTTCAACGCTGCCTGGAAGAGGATGAACCGAGCGAGCGCGACGAAGCTCGGCGGAGGCTGTTCGAACACCAGTTGCGCACCGCTCACCACGCCGTGACGCGGGCGTATCCCGGCATGCTCCGACTGTGCGCGTTGCCCGACGCCGTGACGAAGGTCGAGGCAGGTGGCATCGACTGGCTGGAGGATGAGCGCGACAACCTGGCGGCAATGGTCCTGCACGCCGCCGAACACGGGCCGAAGGCCATCGCGTGGCAACTCACCGACGTCCTGCGTGGCTACCTCTGGCGCAGCTACGACGTCCCGACCTGGTTGTCGATGGCACGGGCCGGACTGCGTGCCGCACGCCAGGAAGGCGACCGGCTGGCAGTGGCCGCGATGCACTACAGCCTGGGCTGCGCGCACCGTTCCCGCGGCAAGAACATGGCCGTGGCGAGGCTGCACCTCACCATGGCGCAGCGGATGTTCCAGCGCCTCGGCTCGGCACCGGGCAGCGCGGCGGCGCTGGACTGCCTCGGCATGGTGCACGAGGAAACCGGGCAGACCACACGCGCCCTCACCGCCATCGAGGAATCGATCGTCCTGTGCCGCCGTGAACAACTGTGTTTCGGCCTCGCCAAGGCGCTCTGCAACCTGGGATTCCTGACGATGAAGGTCGGACGCCTGGAAGAATCGACGGCACACCTGATCGAGGCGTTGTCAATGGCGCGTCAACTGGGCGACCCCCACATCGAAGCGACAGCCCTGCACAACCTCGGCCAGACCAGTGCACAAGCCGGCCAGGCGGACGACGCACTGGGCAAATACGAGCGCGCACTCGCCATCCGCCGCGACATCAACGACATCGAAGGCGAGGGCCAGACCCTCGAACACCTCGGCACCCTGCTGCACCACATCGGCGACCCCACCGCCGGTCGCCACTACTGGCACCAGGCCGCGACCACACTGGAAAAGATCGGCCACCCGAAAGCCAGGGAGATCCACCGGAAACTGCTCGACTCCACACCAGCTCCCTGA
- a CDS encoding ArsR/SmtB family transcription factor, whose protein sequence is MLRIHFSVEDLVRIRILDQPQSMWELLLSLHLVQTTQGDPVFGRWRRDLRRRLTPTTRMLTTLARPKGYSPDFLTPATDAPGLEAGLESLLSTSREQLRTDMSKLAAQVDLPPWASSVADGGRHTMRHLAVALREYHTAAVEPYWRSISCHVRADRDRRIETAATGGMESVLESLHPAVRWKSPVLEVAYPVEQDLHLEGRGLVLVPSFFCWRLPISLADQSRRPMLVYPVQRDTDWAIGDEQRSGTSARTRSLTVLMGPTRATVLQTIGRTPRITTTELARAVGISLAGASQHATVLRNAGLVRTDRGYRSAVHQVSRLGADLLWQAD, encoded by the coding sequence ATGCTGCGTATTCACTTCTCGGTGGAAGACCTGGTGCGGATCCGCATCCTGGACCAGCCGCAGTCGATGTGGGAGTTGCTGCTGAGCCTGCACCTGGTCCAGACCACCCAGGGAGACCCGGTTTTCGGTCGGTGGCGGCGGGACCTGCGAAGACGGCTGACCCCCACGACCCGGATGCTGACCACCCTCGCCCGGCCGAAGGGGTACTCCCCGGACTTCCTGACCCCCGCGACCGACGCGCCGGGCCTGGAAGCCGGGCTGGAGTCGCTGCTGAGCACGTCACGGGAACAGTTGCGCACGGACATGAGCAAGCTGGCCGCCCAGGTCGACCTGCCGCCGTGGGCCTCGAGCGTGGCGGACGGCGGGCGGCACACCATGCGGCACCTGGCCGTCGCGTTGCGCGAGTACCACACCGCGGCGGTCGAACCGTACTGGCGGAGCATCTCCTGTCACGTGCGGGCCGACCGCGACCGGCGGATCGAGACAGCCGCGACCGGCGGGATGGAGTCGGTGCTCGAAAGCCTGCACCCGGCTGTCCGGTGGAAGTCACCGGTGCTCGAAGTCGCCTACCCGGTCGAGCAGGACCTCCACCTCGAAGGGCGGGGGCTGGTTCTCGTTCCCTCGTTCTTCTGCTGGCGCCTTCCGATCAGCCTGGCCGACCAGTCCCGTCGTCCGATGCTGGTCTACCCCGTGCAGCGGGACACGGACTGGGCCATCGGCGACGAACAGCGTTCGGGAACGTCCGCGCGCACCCGGTCGCTGACCGTCCTGATGGGACCGACCAGAGCCACGGTGTTGCAGACGATCGGGCGAACGCCACGCATCACGACCACGGAACTGGCTCGTGCCGTCGGCATTTCACTGGCGGGCGCGAGCCAGCACGCGACCGTGCTGCGCAACGCCGGTCTGGTCAGGACCGACCGTGGCTACCGCTCGGCCGTCCACCAGGTTTCGCGCCTCGGCGCCGATTTGCTCTGGCAGGCCGACTGA
- a CDS encoding S26 family signal peptidase, with protein sequence MRTGRVAAALVVSALAGFGVRALARQWVSVTVRGPSMEPAYRHGDRLLARRRPGTLRAGDVVVFEGPVRDGGWELPVAQAGDTARGWLVKRVVAVGGDPVPTHFAGAAPAGEVVPPGHLFVLGDNREVSVDSRRIGCVPVERVLGKAVHIGRRSTKAVASG encoded by the coding sequence ATGAGAACCGGGCGGGTCGCTGCCGCGCTGGTCGTGAGCGCACTGGCCGGGTTCGGCGTCCGGGCACTGGCGCGCCAGTGGGTCAGCGTCACCGTGCGCGGCCCCAGCATGGAGCCCGCGTACCGGCACGGCGACCGGCTCCTCGCCCGGCGCCGGCCGGGCACGCTCCGTGCCGGGGACGTGGTGGTGTTCGAAGGGCCGGTGCGCGACGGTGGCTGGGAACTGCCTGTCGCACAGGCCGGTGACACCGCCCGCGGATGGCTCGTCAAACGGGTCGTCGCGGTTGGCGGGGACCCGGTGCCCACGCACTTCGCCGGAGCCGCACCGGCCGGAGAAGTCGTGCCACCGGGGCACCTGTTCGTGCTGGGTGACAACCGGGAAGTGAGCGTCGATTCCCGCCGGATCGGTTGTGTACCCGTGGAACGGGTGCTCGGCAAGGCGGTCCACATCGGACGCCGGTCGACCAAGGCGGTTGCCTCCGGTTAA